The region CACCGGAGAGCTTCTTGATGATCTTGGTCTGCGCGGCACCACCCACACGGGATACCGAAACACCGGCGTTCACTGCAGGACGGATCCCGGAGTTGAACATGGCCGATTCCAGGAAGATCTGACCGTCGGTGATGGAAATCACGTTGGTCGGAACGAACGCGGAAACGTCGCCAGCCTGGGTTTCGATGATCGGCAGTGCGGTCAGGGAGCCGGTTTTGCCGGTCACTGCGCCGTTGGTGAACTTCTCTACGTACTCTTCCGAAACGCGGGATGCGCGCTCCAGCAGACGGGAGTGGAGATAGAACACGTCGCCTGGGTAAGCTTCACGGCCTGGTGGACGGCGCAGCAGCAGGGAAATCTGGCGGTAAGCCACTGCTTGCTTGGAAAGATCGTCATAAACGATCAGCGCGTCTTCACCGCGGTCGCGGAAGAATTCACCCATGGTGCAACCGGAGTACGGTGCCAGGAATTGCAGTGCTGCAGATTCCGAAGCGCTCGCTGCCACGACGATGGTGTTAGCCAGTGCGCCGTTTTCTTCCAGCTTGCGAACAACGTTGGCGATGGTCGATTGTTTCTGACCGATTGCTACGTAGACGCAGAAAATGCCGCTGTCTTTCTGATTGATGATCGCGTCGATCGCCAGAGCGGTTTTACCGATCTGACGGTCACCGATGATCAGCTCACGCTGGCCACGGCCGACAGGAATCATGGCATCGACAGCCTTGTAGCCAGTCTGTACAGGCTGGTCTACCGACTTACGCCAGATCACGCCTGGAGCAACTTTCTCGACCGCATCGGTCAAGGTGTTGTTCAACGGACCTTTGCCGTCAACCGGATTACCCAGTGCGTCGACTACGCGACCCAGCAGTTCCTTACCTACCGGAACTTCGAGGATGCGGCCAGTACACTTGGCGCTCATGCCTTCAGCCAGAGACTGATAGGAGCCTAATACAACGGCGCCTACAGAGTCTTGCTCAAGGTTAAGCGCCATACCGAAGACGCCGCCCGGAAACTCGATCATCTCGCCGTACATAACGTCGGCCAGACCGTGAATCCGCACGATGCCGTCAGATACGCTGACGACAGTGCCTTCGTTACGGGCTTGGGAGGTCACATCGAGCTTGTCGATGCGGCCCTTGATAATTTCACTTATTTCGGAAGGATTGAGTTGCTGCATTGCTCTGCTGCCCCTTCAAACTCAAGATTTCAATGCTTCGGCAAGGTTCGCGAGTTTGCCGCGAATCGAGCCATCGATTACCAGGTCGCCGGCGCGGATGATGACACCACCAATAAGGGTGGCATCCTCCGCAGCGTGCAGTCGCACTTCCCGGCCGAGCCGTGCACTGAGAACCTTGGCGAGTTTGTCTTGCTGTTCTTGGTTCAATGCAAAAGCACTGGTGACATCCACATCTACCGATTTCTCTTGTTCAGCCTTGTACAGGTCAAACAGAGCGGCAATCTCCGGCAAAAGCGGGAGACGGTCGTTTTCAGCAACGACGTGGATGAAATTCTGTGCCTTGACATCAAACTTGTCGCCACACACGTCAATAAACGTGGTGGCCTTGTCTGCGCTCGTCAGTCGCGGGGCCTTGAGCACGCGCTGCATGGTGTCGTCTTGCGACACTGCTGCAGCCAGGCCGAGCATGGCTGACCAAGAGGCCAGTTGCTGGTGGGCCTGGGCGTGCTCGAAGGCTGCCTTAGCGTAAGGTCGGGCCAACGTGGTCAATTCTGCCATGATCGCCCTCGCTTAAATTTCAGCAGCCAGTTTGTTTACCAGCTCCGCGTGCGCGTTTTGATCGATTGTGGAACCCAGGATCTTCTCGGCGCCAGAGACTGCCAGGCTACCCAATTGGGCACGCAGCGCGTCTTTGACACTGTTAAGTTCCTGCTCGATCTCGGCCTGAGCCTGAACCTTCACACGGTCAGCGTCGATACGGGCTTTTTCAACAGCCTCTTCAACAATCTGGTTACCGCGTTTCTTGGCTTGCTCAATGATTTCGGCTGCCTGAGCTTTTGCTTCGCGCAGTTGTTGACCCGCTTTATCTTGGGCCAATTCCAGGTCGCGAGCTGCTCGGGCGGCAGCGTCCAGTCCATCCGCGATCTTCTTCTGACGTTCGTGCAAAGCCGCGATGACCGGAGGCCACACGAACTTCATGCAAAACAGTACAAAAATGAAGAACGCAACGGACTGGCCAATCAGGGTTGCATTAATGTTCACGCCAACACCTCGCTCGTTCGTTGCACATCACACCAATCACTCGAAGGTTCGAGTGATTAGCCAGCGAGTTGACCAACGAATGGGTTCGCGAAGGTGAAGAACAAAGCGATACCAACACCGATCATGGTTACGGCGTCGAGCAGACCGGCAACGATGAACATTTTGACTTGCAGCATTGGAACCATTTCTGGCTGACGCGCTGCGCCTTCCAGGAACTTGCCGCCCAACAGGCCGAAACCAATTGCGGTACCCAGTGCGCCCAGGCCGATCAACAGTGCAACAGCGATAGCGGTTAGACCAACTACAGTTTCCATCTTTCCTCCCGACTTTTACGTCGTATGGTTTAGGTTTTTTAGATTTTAAAGCGGTAAAACAAATCGTTTCATAGCCCTGATCGGGCCCCCTCTCGTTTGACCGAGAGGGACATCAGACTAGTCGAGACTGGCCTTAATGGTTCTCTTCGTGCGCCATCGACAAGTAAACGATGGTCAGCATCATGAAGATAAACGCCTGCAGGGTGATGATGAGGATGTGGAACACCGCCCACGCCCACTGCAGAACAACGCCCAGGCCGCTAAGCCAGAGCAGACCACTGCCGAACATCACAGCAATCAGAATGAAGACCAGCTCGCCAGCGTACATGTTGCCGAACAGACGCAGTGCCAGCGAAATAGGCTTGGCGATCAGCGTCACGAACTCCAGCAGGAAGTTCACCGGTATCAGCAGCGCCTGAAGGAAAATATTCTTGCTGCCAAACGGGTGCAGGGTCAGTTCGCCGATGAAGCCGCCGATGCCCTTGACCTTGATGCTGTAGAAAATGATCAGCGCGAACACCGACAGGGCCATGCCCATGGTAGCGTTCGGGTCAGTGGTCGACACGGCACGGAATGGGATGTGCGCATCACCCGTGATCAGCATGACCAATTGAGGAATCCAGTCGACCGGTACCAGGTCGACAGCGTTCATCAGGAAGACCCAGACGAAGATGGTCAGTGCCAACGGTGCAATCACCGGGCTACGGCCATGGAAGCTGTCTTTCACGCTGCCATCGACGAATTCGACCAATACTTCAACGAAGTTCTGCAAAGCACCCGGTTGGCCGGAAGTCGCCTTCTTTGCCGCCATGCGGAAAATCAGAACGAAGATCAGACCCAACGCGACCGACCAGCCGAGAGTATCGACGTGGAAAGCCCAGAAACCCATTTCTTTGGCTTCTGCTGCGGTGTGAGCAAAGCCCCATCCGCCATTAGGTAGATGCCCGAAGGTCAGGTTCTGCAAGTGGTGCTGGATATAGCCCGAAGCGGTTGTTTCTGCCATGGTTGCCTCAAACGCCCTAAGGTCTCGAAAGTCTTGTTCTCATCAGCAGGGGCGAAAACCAGCTGACCAGTTGGGTCAACACGAAGACGCCGAATACAGCCAGCGGCGCCAATGGCTTCACACCTGCAAAGGTCAGTGCAAACAGCACTGCCGTCAAAATCAGTTTCCCTGCCTCGCCGGCATAAAAAGACCGGACGATAGCCTGGGCCGCTCGGGCGCCGGAAAACCGAAATGCCCTGTGAGCGAAATAAACATTAGGCAGCAAGGCTATCAGGCCTCCGCAAAGTCCTGAGTACCCGGCAACGACTCCATGCCATTGCCAAAGCGCCAAAGCAGCAATGAGCAAAACGACAAATTGAGCCATTAACACCGGAAAAACTGCCAGGCGATGGAACGGCAAGCGGTTTGGCATGCGGGTTTCCATCACTTTTACTCCCCAATGGTCGGCTGCCAGAATTCAATAACTTGGCATAATTTGTGCCGACAAAATGCGCGCAGAGTATAGGGGCGGTTCAGCCCCTATTCAACTGTCAGGTAGTGATTTCCGACTGCGCGCTACATATGGAAATGTTTCAACGAATGTGTGCAAGCACGCCTTGGAGCTCGTCGAGGGAGTTGTAACCAATCACCAACTGACCTTTGCCCTTCTTTCCGTGGCGGATCTGCACCGCAGAGCCTAGGCGCTCAGCCAGGCGCTGCTCAAGGCGAGCGATATCCGGGTCTGTTTTTACCGGCTCAGCAGGCTCCTGTTTGCCACTCAACCACTGGCGAACCAGTGCTTCCGTCTGGCGCACTGTCAGCCCCCGTGCGACAACATGTCGCGCCCCTTCAACCTGTTGATTTTCCGGCAAACCCAGCAAAGCGCGCGCATGACCCATCTCCAGGTCACCGTGGGACAGCATGGTTTTGATAACTTCCGGCAACGCGATCAGGCGCAATAGGTTGGCGACTGTAACGCGGGACTTACCCACCGCGTCGGCGACTTGTTGCTGGGTCAGCTGAAATTCCTGCTGCAAACGCTGCAAGGCGACCGCTTCTTCGATCGGATTGAGGTCTTCACGCTGGATGTTCTCGATCAGCGCCATGGCAATGGCCGTTTCATCCGGCACATCGCGGACCATCGCGGGGATCGTTTCCTGGCCTGCCTGCTGGCTAGCGCGCCAGCGGCGTTCGCCGGCGATGATTTCAAAGCGACCGCTGCCGATCGGACGAACCACGATCGGCTGCATCACACCCTGGGCCCTGATCGACTGCGCCAGTTCTTCCAGCGCCTGAGGGTCCATGTCCCGACGCGGCTGATATTTGCCTCGCTGGATCAGGTCCAGAGGCAGGTGTTGCAACTCGCGCTGATCGGCTTGCACCGCTTGCTCTTCCAGCGAGCTGACAGTCGGACCACTCAGCAGTGCATCCAGTCCACGTCCTAGACCTCGTTTCTTGACGGCCATGGGGATTCCTTAAGTTGCCTGAGCGGCGGCGGTGCGTGAGTTTTTGCGTTGACGACGAACCATCTCGCCCGCCAATGCCAGATAGGCAATCGCGCCTCGCGATGACTTGTCGTATGCCAACGCCGGCATGCCGTAGCTTGGCGCTTCAGCCAGGCGAATGTTGCGCGGAATCACGGTGTCGTAGAGCTGCTCGCCAAAGTGTTCCTTGAGCTGCGCCGAGACATCGTTCATCAGGCTCAGGCGCGGGTCGTACATGGTCCGCAACAGGCCTTCGACTTTCAGGTTCGGGTTCAACAGTTCGGCGATGCGCTTGATGTTATCCACAAGGTCGCTCAAGCCTTCGAGCGCAAAGTACTCGCACTGCATGGGGATAATTACCCCATCGGCAGCCACCAACGCGTTCAGCGTCAGCATCGACAGGGACGGCGGGCAGTCGATCAGAATGTAATCGTAGTTTTCACGGATCGGCGCCAACGCACTGCGCAGACGGCTTTCCTTCATCTGCATTTCCAGCAGCACCACTTCAGCCGCGGTCAAATCGCGGTTGGCCGGCAGCAGCTGGTAGCCCCCGTGCTCGGAATAATGCATAGCCTGGGCCAGATCGCACTCGCCGATCAACAGGTCGTAGACCGAGTTTTCGAGGCCATGTTTATCCACACCGCTACCCATGGTGGCGTTGCCCTGTGGATCAAGATCGATCAACAGCACCCGACGCTTGGTAGCGACCAGGGAAGCTGCGAGGTTGATGCAGGTGGTGGTCTTGCCCACACCACCCTTTTGGTTCGCTATCGCGAATACCTTAGCCATTCTTGCTTGTGTTCCCAATCATGCCGTGCGGCGCAGTATCAGCAGATGGCGTTGGCCTTGGCAACCGGGTACGGCCAAGGCGTGTTCGCTATCGAGGTGGAAGTCTGTCGGCAATGCTACCAGCTCATCGGCGGGATGAACGCCCTTCATTGCGAGCCAACGTGTATCGGCATCACCAAGGTGGCGAGTCCAGTTACTGAAGTTCTCCATGCTGCTGAACGCCCGGGAGACGATCCCGTTGAATGGCTGCTCAGGCTGGAACGTTTCAACACGGCTGTGGATAACTTGAAGGTTATCCAGTTTGAGTTCGAGTTTGACCTGGGTCAGGAACCGGGTTTTCTTGCCGTTGCTGTCCAGGCAAGTCACTTGGGACTCTGGAAACAGGATGGCCAACGGAATACCCGGCATGCCGCCGCCACTGCCAACGTCCAGCCAGCGACCATTTTCGACAAAAGACATCACACTCAAACTGTCGAGCAAATGCCGAGAAACCATTTCGTCCGGATCACGCACGGCGGTCAGGTTGTAGGCCTTGTTCCATTTGATCAACAGGGCCAGATAACCCAGTAGCAACGCATGCTGGGTTTCTGTCAGGGAGACACCGAGTTGGCGAGCGCCTGTGGATAACTCTTCGGCATGTTGCGAGGTGACCAACGAACTCAAGCGCTTTGCTCCAACTGACGGCCCGCGCCGCGTTTTTTCAAATGAATCATCAACAGCGAAATGGCTGCAGGAGTTACGCCGGGGATACGCGACGCTTGGCCCAGGGTTTCTGGACGGGTTGCACCGAGCTTGCCCTGAATCTCTTTGGA is a window of Pseudomonas sp. DC1.2 DNA encoding:
- the atpA gene encoding F0F1 ATP synthase subunit alpha → MQQLNPSEISEIIKGRIDKLDVTSQARNEGTVVSVSDGIVRIHGLADVMYGEMIEFPGGVFGMALNLEQDSVGAVVLGSYQSLAEGMSAKCTGRILEVPVGKELLGRVVDALGNPVDGKGPLNNTLTDAVEKVAPGVIWRKSVDQPVQTGYKAVDAMIPVGRGQRELIIGDRQIGKTALAIDAIINQKDSGIFCVYVAIGQKQSTIANVVRKLEENGALANTIVVAASASESAALQFLAPYSGCTMGEFFRDRGEDALIVYDDLSKQAVAYRQISLLLRRPPGREAYPGDVFYLHSRLLERASRVSEEYVEKFTNGAVTGKTGSLTALPIIETQAGDVSAFVPTNVISITDGQIFLESAMFNSGIRPAVNAGVSVSRVGGAAQTKIIKKLSGGIRTALAQYRELAAFAQFASDLDEATRKQLEHGQRVTELMKQKQYAPMSIADMALSLYAAERGFLTDVEIAKIGSFEQALIAFFNRDHADLMAKINVKGDFNDEIDSGMKAGIEKFKATQTW
- a CDS encoding F0F1 ATP synthase subunit delta, translating into MAELTTLARPYAKAAFEHAQAHQQLASWSAMLGLAAAVSQDDTMQRVLKAPRLTSADKATTFIDVCGDKFDVKAQNFIHVVAENDRLPLLPEIAALFDLYKAEQEKSVDVDVTSAFALNQEQQDKLAKVLSARLGREVRLHAAEDATLIGGVIIRAGDLVIDGSIRGKLANLAEALKS
- a CDS encoding F0F1 ATP synthase subunit B; this encodes MNINATLIGQSVAFFIFVLFCMKFVWPPVIAALHERQKKIADGLDAAARAARDLELAQDKAGQQLREAKAQAAEIIEQAKKRGNQIVEEAVEKARIDADRVKVQAQAEIEQELNSVKDALRAQLGSLAVSGAEKILGSTIDQNAHAELVNKLAAEI
- the atpE gene encoding F0F1 ATP synthase subunit C; translated protein: METVVGLTAIAVALLIGLGALGTAIGFGLLGGKFLEGAARQPEMVPMLQVKMFIVAGLLDAVTMIGVGIALFFTFANPFVGQLAG
- the atpB gene encoding F0F1 ATP synthase subunit A, which translates into the protein MAETTASGYIQHHLQNLTFGHLPNGGWGFAHTAAEAKEMGFWAFHVDTLGWSVALGLIFVLIFRMAAKKATSGQPGALQNFVEVLVEFVDGSVKDSFHGRSPVIAPLALTIFVWVFLMNAVDLVPVDWIPQLVMLITGDAHIPFRAVSTTDPNATMGMALSVFALIIFYSIKVKGIGGFIGELTLHPFGSKNIFLQALLIPVNFLLEFVTLIAKPISLALRLFGNMYAGELVFILIAVMFGSGLLWLSGLGVVLQWAWAVFHILIITLQAFIFMMLTIVYLSMAHEENH
- a CDS encoding F0F1 ATP synthase subunit I; the protein is METRMPNRLPFHRLAVFPVLMAQFVVLLIAALALWQWHGVVAGYSGLCGGLIALLPNVYFAHRAFRFSGARAAQAIVRSFYAGEAGKLILTAVLFALTFAGVKPLAPLAVFGVFVLTQLVSWFSPLLMRTRLSRP
- a CDS encoding ParB/RepB/Spo0J family partition protein is translated as MAVKKRGLGRGLDALLSGPTVSSLEEQAVQADQRELQHLPLDLIQRGKYQPRRDMDPQALEELAQSIRAQGVMQPIVVRPIGSGRFEIIAGERRWRASQQAGQETIPAMVRDVPDETAIAMALIENIQREDLNPIEEAVALQRLQQEFQLTQQQVADAVGKSRVTVANLLRLIALPEVIKTMLSHGDLEMGHARALLGLPENQQVEGARHVVARGLTVRQTEALVRQWLSGKQEPAEPVKTDPDIARLEQRLAERLGSAVQIRHGKKGKGQLVIGYNSLDELQGVLAHIR
- a CDS encoding ParA family protein translates to MAKVFAIANQKGGVGKTTTCINLAASLVATKRRVLLIDLDPQGNATMGSGVDKHGLENSVYDLLIGECDLAQAMHYSEHGGYQLLPANRDLTAAEVVLLEMQMKESRLRSALAPIRENYDYILIDCPPSLSMLTLNALVAADGVIIPMQCEYFALEGLSDLVDNIKRIAELLNPNLKVEGLLRTMYDPRLSLMNDVSAQLKEHFGEQLYDTVIPRNIRLAEAPSYGMPALAYDKSSRGAIAYLALAGEMVRRQRKNSRTAAAQAT
- the rsmG gene encoding 16S rRNA (guanine(527)-N(7))-methyltransferase RsmG, producing MSSLVTSQHAEELSTGARQLGVSLTETQHALLLGYLALLIKWNKAYNLTAVRDPDEMVSRHLLDSLSVMSFVENGRWLDVGSGGGMPGIPLAILFPESQVTCLDSNGKKTRFLTQVKLELKLDNLQVIHSRVETFQPEQPFNGIVSRAFSSMENFSNWTRHLGDADTRWLAMKGVHPADELVALPTDFHLDSEHALAVPGCQGQRHLLILRRTA